One window of Streptomyces sp. SUK 48 genomic DNA carries:
- a CDS encoding ABC transporter substrate-binding protein, giving the protein MRKQLLAAALCLAATATGCGATVESAQDAKAPSAVTLTNCGRQVTYDKVPERVVTNDVGITELMFALGLEDRMAGFAMPDDKGDLRGVPWKDAYDKVKWLSKDQLTKENVVDAHADLVFAGWNYGFREDAGFTPDALKKLGISSYILTESCHNGRTKSSRGIMPPLDALYADLTNLGKLFGVEKRAAELIAGFRKQIADVRAKAPKGSARPSVFLYDSGQDTPFTSGRYAAPEQIITEAGGANVMHDVADSWTTVGWESVVQRNPDVIVICDYGDVSAEQKRKFLLSYAPLRNVSAVKHRRIISLDYADLVESPRNPSAIARLGAYLRAVPAGR; this is encoded by the coding sequence ATGCGCAAGCAGCTTCTCGCCGCCGCCCTCTGTCTCGCCGCGACCGCCACCGGATGCGGCGCCACGGTGGAGTCGGCGCAGGACGCGAAAGCCCCGTCCGCGGTCACCCTCACCAACTGCGGCCGTCAGGTGACGTACGACAAGGTGCCCGAGCGGGTCGTCACCAACGACGTCGGTATCACGGAACTGATGTTCGCCCTGGGCCTGGAGGACCGCATGGCCGGCTTCGCCATGCCCGACGACAAGGGAGACCTGCGCGGTGTGCCCTGGAAGGACGCCTACGACAAGGTCAAGTGGCTCTCCAAGGATCAGCTCACCAAGGAGAACGTCGTCGACGCCCACGCCGACCTCGTCTTCGCCGGCTGGAACTACGGCTTCCGTGAAGACGCGGGCTTCACCCCCGACGCCCTGAAGAAGCTCGGCATCTCCTCGTACATCCTCACCGAGTCCTGCCACAACGGCCGTACGAAGTCCTCCCGCGGCATCATGCCGCCCCTGGACGCCCTGTACGCCGATCTCACCAATCTCGGAAAGCTCTTCGGCGTCGAGAAGCGTGCGGCGGAGCTGATCGCCGGTTTCAGGAAGCAGATCGCCGACGTGCGGGCGAAGGCGCCCAAGGGCTCGGCCCGTCCCTCGGTCTTCCTCTACGACAGCGGCCAGGACACGCCCTTCACCTCCGGCCGCTACGCCGCGCCGGAACAGATCATCACCGAGGCCGGCGGCGCCAACGTCATGCACGACGTGGCGGACTCCTGGACCACGGTCGGCTGGGAGAGCGTCGTGCAAAGGAACCCGGACGTCATCGTCATCTGCGACTACGGAGATGTCAGCGCGGAGCAGAAGAGGAAGTTCCTGCTGTCCTACGCCCCCCTGCGCAACGTCTCAGCCGTCAAGCACCGGCGCATCATCTCCCTGGACTACGCCGACCTGGTCGAAAGCCCCCGCAACCCGTCCGCGATCGCCCGGCTCGGCGCCTACCTGCGGGCCGTGCCGGC
- a CDS encoding ABC transporter ATP-binding protein, translated as MRLDIDDVTIEAAGTRLVEHIHLTVGSGAFVGLIGPNGSGKSTLLRSLYRALRPAGGAVRLGGDDLHTMDARAAARLLAALPQEFSAEFDFTVAEVVAVGRLPHRGRSAAADREICTRAMDRTGVAHLTDRGFLSLSGGEKQRVLLARALAQQPQVLVLDEPTNHLDIAHQLDVLSLVRESGLTVLAALHDLNLAAAHCDVLYVLDGGRIVASGPPQDVLEPRLLAEVFGVRAHAVRHPETDAVQLLFDLLPPTS; from the coding sequence ATGCGACTCGACATCGACGACGTGACGATCGAGGCGGCCGGAACCCGCTTGGTCGAGCACATCCACCTCACCGTGGGCAGCGGGGCGTTCGTCGGACTGATCGGCCCCAACGGCAGCGGCAAGTCCACCCTGCTGCGCTCCCTGTACCGGGCACTGCGGCCGGCCGGGGGAGCGGTACGGCTGGGCGGCGACGACCTGCACACCATGGACGCCAGGGCCGCCGCCCGGCTGCTGGCCGCGCTGCCGCAGGAGTTTTCCGCCGAGTTCGACTTCACCGTCGCCGAGGTGGTCGCGGTGGGCCGGCTGCCGCACCGGGGCCGCTCGGCCGCAGCGGACCGGGAGATCTGCACCAGAGCGATGGACCGCACCGGCGTCGCCCACCTGACCGACCGCGGGTTCCTCAGCCTGTCCGGCGGCGAGAAGCAGCGGGTCCTCCTCGCCCGGGCCCTCGCCCAGCAACCACAGGTCCTGGTCCTCGACGAACCCACCAACCACCTCGACATCGCGCACCAGTTGGACGTGCTGTCCCTGGTCCGCGAGAGTGGCCTGACCGTGCTGGCCGCGCTCCACGACCTCAACCTGGCCGCAGCCCACTGCGACGTCCTGTACGTCCTCGACGGCGGCCGGATCGTCGCATCCGGCCCGCCCCAGGACGTCCTCGAACCTCGGTTGCTGGCCGAGGTGTTCGGCGTCCGGGCGCATGCCGTCCGGCACCCGGAGACGGACGCAGTCCAGCTCCTGTTCGACCTGCTCCCGCCCACCTCCTGA
- a CDS encoding iron ABC transporter permease, with protein MAPSRIPLLPLSLALALLLLLSVVGGVGLGAAGVGWGDVLGFLWAGLTGGTVHASDAAAYTIVWEIRLPRVFLGAVVGAGLAAVGVAVQAMVRNALADPFVLGISSGAAVGANAVILLGAFAGFGVWALSASAFASALAAMTLVYAVARSPQGLTPLRLILTGTALAYGFEAVTTVMVFGAARGEAARSAMMWLLGSLGGATWAQVPLAAVTVAAGWVWLRLRAEALNALAMGDETAAALGAGPARLRRELFLVTAAVTGTVVAVSGAIGFVGLMVPHVVRMLVGADHRRVLAVAPLAGAVLLVWADVLSRLLFAPAELPVGVITAVVGVPAFLLLMRRGGGYAFGGR; from the coding sequence ATGGCTCCCAGTCGCATACCCCTGCTGCCGCTCAGCCTGGCTCTGGCGCTGCTGCTCCTGCTGTCCGTCGTGGGCGGGGTCGGGCTCGGTGCCGCCGGCGTCGGCTGGGGCGATGTGCTCGGTTTCCTGTGGGCCGGACTCACCGGCGGGACCGTGCACGCGAGTGACGCGGCCGCGTACACGATCGTCTGGGAGATCCGGCTGCCGCGGGTGTTCCTCGGTGCCGTGGTGGGAGCGGGTCTCGCGGCCGTCGGAGTGGCCGTGCAGGCGATGGTGCGCAACGCGCTGGCCGACCCCTTCGTGCTCGGTATCTCTTCGGGCGCGGCGGTGGGCGCCAACGCCGTCATCCTCCTCGGAGCCTTTGCCGGGTTCGGGGTGTGGGCGCTGTCCGCGTCGGCGTTCGCCTCGGCGCTCGCGGCCATGACGCTGGTCTACGCAGTGGCCCGCTCACCGCAGGGCCTGACGCCGCTGCGTCTGATTCTGACCGGTACCGCACTCGCATACGGCTTCGAGGCCGTCACCACCGTCATGGTGTTCGGCGCGGCCCGGGGTGAGGCGGCTCGGTCGGCCATGATGTGGCTGCTGGGCAGCCTGGGCGGAGCCACCTGGGCCCAGGTGCCGCTCGCGGCGGTCACCGTGGCGGCCGGATGGGTCTGGCTGCGCCTACGGGCCGAGGCACTCAACGCGCTCGCCATGGGCGACGAGACCGCGGCCGCCCTCGGTGCCGGACCGGCCCGGCTCCGTCGGGAGCTGTTCCTCGTCACCGCCGCCGTGACCGGGACGGTGGTGGCGGTCAGCGGGGCCATCGGATTCGTCGGGCTGATGGTGCCGCACGTCGTACGGATGCTCGTCGGCGCCGACCACCGCAGGGTGCTGGCGGTCGCCCCACTCGCCGGGGCCGTACTGCTGGTGTGGGCGGACGTACTGTCCCGGCTGCTGTTCGCCCCCGCCGAGTTGCCCGTCGGAGTGATCACCGCGGTCGTCGGGGTGCCCGCATTCCTGCTGCTGATGCGGCGAGGCGGCGGCTACGCGTTCGGAGGGCGTTGA
- the cobM gene encoding precorrin-4 C(11)-methyltransferase: MTVYFIGAGPGAADLITVRGARTLAACQVCLYAGSLVPRELLAECPPDARLVDTAQLDLDEITAELLRAHDEGHDVARLHSGDPSVFSAVAEQMRRLDAAGVPYEVVPGVPAFAAAAASLKRELTVPTVGQTVILTRVANRATAMPDGEDLATLGRSGALIVLHLAAKYVDRVVEELLPHYGADCPAAVVAYASRPDELIIRGALDEIAHKVKEAGVLRTAVIMVGRTLGAEQFRDSHLYSPERERHLC; this comes from the coding sequence ATGACCGTGTACTTCATCGGCGCCGGCCCCGGTGCCGCCGACCTGATCACGGTGCGCGGCGCCCGGACGCTCGCCGCCTGCCAGGTCTGCCTGTACGCGGGCAGCCTCGTCCCGCGCGAACTGCTGGCGGAATGCCCGCCGGACGCACGCCTGGTCGACACCGCCCAGCTCGACCTGGACGAGATCACCGCCGAGTTGCTCCGCGCCCACGACGAGGGCCACGACGTGGCCCGGCTGCACTCGGGCGACCCGTCCGTGTTCAGCGCGGTCGCCGAGCAGATGCGGCGGCTGGACGCGGCCGGGGTGCCCTACGAGGTCGTCCCCGGCGTGCCCGCGTTCGCCGCCGCGGCGGCCTCCCTCAAGCGGGAGCTGACCGTGCCGACCGTCGGCCAGACCGTCATCCTCACCCGCGTAGCCAACCGCGCCACCGCCATGCCGGACGGCGAGGACCTGGCCACCCTCGGCCGCAGCGGCGCGCTGATCGTGCTGCACCTGGCCGCCAAGTACGTGGACCGCGTGGTGGAGGAACTCCTCCCGCACTACGGCGCCGACTGTCCTGCCGCGGTCGTGGCCTACGCCTCCCGCCCCGACGAGCTGATCATCCGGGGCGCCCTCGACGAGATCGCCCACAAGGTGAAGGAGGCCGGCGTCCTGCGCACAGCGGTGATCATGGTGGGGCGGACACTGGGGGCGGAGCAGTTCCGTGACAGCCACCTGTACTCGCCCGAGCGGGAGCGTCATCTCTGCTGA
- the cbiE gene encoding precorrin-6y C5,15-methyltransferase (decarboxylating) subunit CbiE: MTPAREGPSSAVTVVGIGADGWKGLAEPARAELRHAEVLIGGPRQLDLLPAECAGERVAWPSPLRPAVPRLLAAHVGRRIAVLASGDPMFYGIGRALAEEADTLRVLPHPSSVSYAAARLGWPLEDIEVVTLVGRPTARLAAALHDGRRLLVLGADATTPGEVAALLSDRGFGPSRMRVLEQLGGDRERTTAETTADDWARTQQSADALNIVAVECRQAPDTLRLGAVPGLPDEAYEHDGQLTKKHVRAATLGALVPAPGELLWDVGGGSGSIAIEWMRTHPSCRAVTVERDPARAVRILRNAERLGVPGLRVVTGAAPGALAELPAPHAVFVGGGLTAPGLLDACWAALSPGGRLVANTVTLESEALLADAYRRHGGELVRLAVAHAVPVGGFTGWRQAMPVTQWSVQKTLNPVPGADR, encoded by the coding sequence GTGACCCCCGCCCGAGAAGGCCCGTCCTCCGCCGTCACCGTCGTAGGGATCGGAGCGGACGGCTGGAAGGGCCTGGCCGAACCCGCCCGTGCGGAACTGCGTCACGCCGAGGTGCTCATCGGCGGCCCGCGCCAGCTGGATCTGCTGCCTGCCGAGTGCGCCGGCGAGCGCGTCGCCTGGCCGTCGCCCCTGCGCCCCGCCGTCCCCCGCCTGCTCGCCGCCCACGTCGGCCGCCGCATCGCCGTTCTGGCCAGCGGCGACCCGATGTTCTACGGCATCGGACGCGCGCTCGCCGAGGAAGCCGACACACTGCGCGTCCTGCCCCACCCGTCATCCGTGTCCTATGCCGCCGCCCGGCTGGGTTGGCCGCTGGAGGACATCGAGGTCGTCACGCTGGTGGGCCGCCCCACCGCCCGCCTCGCCGCCGCCCTGCACGACGGCCGGCGCCTCCTCGTCCTCGGCGCCGACGCCACCACCCCCGGAGAAGTCGCCGCGCTGCTCAGCGACCGCGGCTTCGGACCGAGCCGGATGCGCGTCCTGGAACAGCTCGGCGGCGACCGCGAACGTACGACCGCCGAGACAACTGCCGACGACTGGGCACGGACGCAGCAGTCCGCCGATGCGCTCAACATCGTGGCCGTCGAATGCCGCCAGGCACCGGACACCCTGCGACTCGGTGCGGTGCCGGGGCTGCCCGACGAGGCGTACGAGCACGACGGGCAGCTCACCAAGAAGCACGTCCGGGCCGCCACGCTCGGCGCGCTCGTCCCCGCTCCCGGCGAACTCCTGTGGGACGTCGGTGGCGGGTCGGGCTCCATCGCGATCGAGTGGATGCGCACCCACCCGTCGTGCCGGGCCGTCACCGTCGAACGCGACCCTGCGCGTGCCGTACGTATCCTCCGCAACGCGGAGCGACTCGGCGTGCCGGGGCTTCGGGTCGTCACCGGTGCCGCTCCCGGCGCGTTGGCCGAACTCCCCGCGCCTCACGCCGTGTTCGTCGGCGGCGGACTCACCGCCCCCGGCCTGCTGGACGCCTGCTGGGCGGCACTGTCCCCTGGCGGGAGGCTCGTCGCCAACACGGTCACGCTGGAGTCGGAGGCACTGCTCGCCGACGCCTACCGCCGCCACGGTGGCGAGCTGGTACGGCTCGCGGTGGCACACGCCGTGCCCGTGGGCGGGTTCACCGGCTGGCGACAGGCCATGCCGGTCACCCAGTGGTCCGTACAGAAAACCCTCAATCCCGTTCCAGGAGCAGACAGATGA
- the tsaD gene encoding tRNA (adenosine(37)-N6)-threonylcarbamoyltransferase complex transferase subunit TsaD has product MGSPIVLGIESSCDETGAGLVRDGRLLGHAVASSMDEHARFGGVVPEIASRAHLHALRPVVREALDQAGLRLSDVGAVAVTTGPGLSGALQVGLAGAKGIAYALGVPLYGVHHLAGHVAADTLEHGPLPDPCMVLIVSGGHTSLLLVRDLARDPITHLGDTLDDAAGECFDKVARVFGLPYPGGPAIDRAAREGDPRAVAFPRPLPGSYDFSFSGLKTAAARWAESHAGRELPVHDGAASLQEAVADVLTRKAVAACTEHGVGTLVVVGGVAANSRVRSLAEERCRAAGIALRVPPLRLCTDNGAMIAAVGDLLVRAGAEPAPLDVSIDPSAPLEYAALHPVAAGAVAA; this is encoded by the coding sequence ATGGGCTCTCCGATCGTGCTCGGGATCGAGTCGTCGTGTGACGAAACCGGTGCGGGGCTCGTCAGGGACGGACGCCTGCTCGGGCACGCCGTGGCGTCGAGCATGGACGAGCATGCCCGTTTCGGCGGAGTGGTGCCCGAGATCGCCTCCCGCGCCCACCTGCACGCCCTGCGCCCGGTGGTGCGTGAGGCACTGGACCAGGCGGGGCTGCGGCTCTCCGACGTCGGAGCGGTCGCCGTGACCACGGGCCCGGGGCTGTCCGGCGCCCTGCAGGTGGGCCTCGCAGGAGCGAAGGGCATCGCCTACGCGCTCGGCGTCCCGCTCTACGGCGTGCACCACCTGGCCGGTCATGTCGCCGCCGACACCCTGGAGCACGGCCCGCTGCCCGACCCCTGCATGGTGCTGATCGTCTCCGGCGGCCACACCTCGCTGCTCCTCGTGCGCGACCTGGCCCGCGACCCGATCACCCACCTCGGCGACACCCTCGACGACGCCGCCGGGGAGTGCTTCGACAAGGTCGCCCGGGTCTTCGGCCTGCCGTACCCCGGCGGTCCGGCCATCGACCGTGCCGCCCGCGAGGGCGATCCACGCGCCGTCGCCTTCCCTCGCCCTCTCCCGGGCTCCTACGACTTCTCCTTCTCCGGGTTGAAGACGGCGGCGGCCCGCTGGGCCGAGTCCCACGCCGGGCGCGAACTACCCGTCCACGACGGGGCCGCATCGCTACAGGAGGCGGTCGCCGACGTCCTGACCCGCAAGGCGGTTGCCGCCTGCACGGAGCACGGCGTCGGCACGCTGGTCGTCGTCGGCGGGGTCGCCGCGAACTCGCGTGTGCGGTCGCTGGCCGAGGAACGGTGCCGGGCTGCCGGGATCGCACTGCGGGTGCCGCCGCTGCGGCTGTGCACGGACAACGGCGCGATGATCGCGGCCGTCGGCGATCTCCTCGTACGGGCCGGGGCAGAGCCGGCACCGCTGGACGTGTCGATCGACCCGTCGGCACCGCTGGAGTACGCGGCCCTGCATCCGGTCGCGGCCGGAGCGGTGGCGGCGTGA
- a CDS encoding GNAT family N-acetyltransferase, producing the protein MTEIRVVPYDALLPYSAALRSVYADAFCAPPWNEDQERADAFVARLGSDIRRPGFTAALAFDGPDVVGFATAWATPTPFPIDRCYPQAAAGLGPRRTEEWLCGAREIDELAVRSTARGTGIAAGLLQAVTEDAPDGRVWLLTSLRSTRAMAFYRRQGWSQATHPSPDGHGIAVFLGPRHPARTLAVQPL; encoded by the coding sequence GTGACGGAGATCCGTGTCGTCCCGTACGACGCTCTCCTGCCATACAGCGCGGCCCTGCGCTCCGTCTACGCCGACGCGTTCTGCGCTCCGCCCTGGAACGAGGACCAGGAGAGGGCGGATGCGTTCGTCGCACGGCTCGGCTCGGACATACGGCGTCCGGGATTCACGGCCGCACTCGCCTTCGACGGACCGGACGTCGTGGGTTTCGCCACCGCCTGGGCCACACCCACCCCCTTCCCGATCGACCGTTGCTATCCGCAAGCGGCCGCCGGCCTGGGCCCGCGCCGCACCGAGGAGTGGCTCTGCGGCGCCCGCGAGATCGACGAACTCGCCGTCCGTTCCACCGCCCGCGGCACCGGGATCGCGGCCGGTCTCCTTCAAGCGGTGACCGAGGACGCCCCGGACGGCCGCGTCTGGCTGCTCACCTCGCTCCGGTCGACCCGGGCCATGGCCTTCTACCGTCGCCAGGGCTGGTCCCAGGCCACCCATCCCTCACCCGACGGGCATGGCATCGCGGTCTTCCTCGGCCCCCGCCACCCCGCCCGAACCCTGGCCGTCCAGCCCCTGTAG
- the alaS gene encoding alanine--tRNA ligase, with protein MRTAEIRRRFLDFFAERGHTVVPSAPLPTPDPTLLFVNAGMVPFKPYLTGEAPAPWPRATSVQKCVRTLDIEEVGRTTRHGSFFQMNGNFSLGDYFKEEAISFAWELSTSPVAEGGYGLDPDRIWVTVHHTDDESRGMWRRIAGLPDERIVARGDEDNFWSMGVPGPCGPCSELYYDRGPTLGRAGGPAVDEDRYMEFWNLVFMQYERGEGPGKSGYPILGELPRRNIDTGMGLERMATLLQGVDNLYEIDETRPVLDRAAALAGVRYGAGTEADIRLRVVADHIRTALMLLADDVSPGNEGRGYVLRRILRRAVRSMRQLGYQDPVLPELLAVARGCMAPSYPEVADTYGRIVDRAAGEEDAFRATLRQGTTVLDTAVAEVKSGGGRRLPGAKAFLLHDTYGFPIDLTLEMAAEQGVEVDREGFTALMREQRERARADARARKSGGTTDTAVLRGVLDEHGPTDWRAWDTLTTRSRVLALLTDSGPVPVAGEGEIVTAILDRTPFYAESGGQDSDAGHLSGPSVAAEVLDVQRPLPGLVVHQVRVTAGELAVGDEVTAAVDPEWRLGARQAHSGTHVLHAALRQILGPTALQSGSYNRPGYLRLDFPWRGAVSSSVRSEIEEAANQALRRDLPVGVRWTTLPEAKELGALALFDETYGEKVRVVEIGGAWSRELCGGTHVEHASQIGVVALTSESSVGAGMRRLEAAVGVEGFGYLARERDLVARIAEQIQAPRTELPDRIAGLLERLKWADRENQRLRQAATRARAAELVHGARDSDGVLVVTATTDGDTDDARTLAAAVRDLLPAQRPGVVVIGTASDGKATLVAAVNSAADSSGLHAGRMVKRLLNGKGGGSAQLAQGGGLSADRLGHVLASVPTTLGKM; from the coding sequence GTGCGCACCGCCGAGATCCGCCGCCGTTTCCTCGACTTCTTCGCCGAGCGCGGTCACACCGTCGTCCCCAGCGCCCCGTTGCCCACGCCTGACCCGACGTTGCTCTTCGTCAACGCGGGCATGGTGCCCTTCAAGCCGTACCTCACGGGCGAAGCGCCGGCGCCGTGGCCGCGGGCGACGAGCGTGCAGAAGTGCGTGCGCACCCTGGACATCGAGGAAGTCGGCCGCACCACCCGGCACGGCTCCTTCTTCCAGATGAACGGCAACTTCTCCCTCGGCGACTACTTCAAGGAGGAGGCCATCTCCTTCGCCTGGGAGCTGTCCACCTCGCCGGTGGCCGAGGGCGGCTACGGTCTGGATCCGGACCGGATCTGGGTGACCGTGCACCACACCGACGACGAATCCCGCGGCATGTGGCGGCGGATCGCCGGCCTGCCCGACGAGCGGATCGTGGCACGCGGCGACGAGGACAACTTCTGGTCCATGGGCGTGCCTGGTCCGTGCGGTCCCTGCTCGGAGCTCTACTACGACCGCGGTCCCACGCTCGGCCGCGCGGGCGGCCCGGCGGTCGACGAAGACCGGTACATGGAGTTCTGGAACCTCGTTTTCATGCAGTACGAACGTGGCGAAGGCCCCGGCAAGTCGGGCTATCCGATCCTCGGCGAACTCCCCCGCCGCAACATCGACACCGGCATGGGCCTGGAACGCATGGCCACCCTGCTCCAGGGCGTCGACAACCTCTACGAGATCGACGAGACCCGGCCGGTCCTCGACCGGGCCGCCGCACTGGCCGGTGTGCGCTACGGAGCCGGCACCGAGGCCGACATACGCCTGCGGGTGGTCGCCGACCACATCCGCACCGCCTTGATGCTGCTCGCCGACGACGTCTCCCCCGGCAACGAGGGCCGCGGCTACGTTCTGCGCCGCATCCTGCGCCGGGCTGTGCGCTCGATGCGCCAACTCGGCTACCAGGACCCGGTGCTGCCGGAACTGCTGGCCGTGGCCCGGGGCTGCATGGCGCCCAGCTACCCGGAGGTCGCCGACACCTACGGCCGGATCGTCGACCGGGCGGCCGGCGAGGAGGACGCCTTCCGCGCGACCCTGCGCCAGGGAACGACCGTCCTGGACACGGCCGTGGCCGAGGTCAAGTCGGGCGGCGGTCGCCGACTGCCCGGCGCGAAGGCGTTCCTGCTGCACGACACGTACGGCTTCCCGATCGACCTCACGTTGGAGATGGCGGCCGAACAGGGCGTGGAGGTCGACCGCGAGGGCTTCACCGCGCTGATGCGCGAGCAACGCGAACGCGCGCGAGCCGACGCCCGCGCCCGCAAGTCGGGCGGCACGACGGACACGGCGGTCCTGCGTGGTGTCCTGGACGAACACGGTCCGACCGACTGGCGGGCGTGGGACACCCTGACCACTCGGTCCCGTGTTCTCGCCCTGCTGACCGATTCCGGCCCGGTCCCGGTGGCGGGTGAGGGAGAGATCGTGACCGCGATCCTGGACCGCACCCCGTTCTACGCCGAGTCCGGCGGTCAGGACAGCGACGCCGGCCATCTCTCCGGCCCGTCCGTGGCGGCTGAAGTCCTGGACGTACAGCGCCCGCTGCCCGGTCTCGTGGTTCACCAGGTGCGCGTCACGGCAGGTGAACTAGCGGTCGGTGACGAGGTGACGGCGGCCGTGGATCCCGAGTGGCGGCTCGGCGCCCGCCAGGCCCATTCCGGCACCCACGTCCTGCACGCGGCCCTGCGCCAGATACTCGGCCCCACCGCCCTGCAGTCCGGCTCCTACAACCGCCCCGGCTATCTTCGCCTTGACTTCCCCTGGCGGGGCGCAGTGTCCTCGTCCGTCCGGAGCGAGATCGAAGAGGCCGCCAACCAGGCCCTGCGCCGCGATCTGCCGGTCGGCGTCCGCTGGACGACCCTGCCGGAGGCGAAGGAACTGGGCGCTCTCGCCCTCTTCGACGAGACCTACGGCGAGAAGGTCCGCGTCGTCGAAATCGGCGGCGCGTGGTCACGGGAGCTGTGCGGCGGCACGCATGTCGAGCACGCCTCGCAGATCGGTGTCGTAGCGCTGACCTCGGAGTCCTCGGTCGGTGCGGGCATGCGCCGCCTGGAGGCCGCCGTCGGCGTCGAAGGCTTCGGCTACCTGGCCCGCGAACGCGACCTCGTTGCCCGCATCGCCGAGCAGATACAGGCGCCGCGCACCGAACTCCCCGACCGCATCGCCGGGCTGCTGGAGCGGCTGAAGTGGGCCGACCGTGAGAACCAGCGGCTGCGGCAGGCCGCCACACGCGCACGCGCCGCCGAACTGGTACACGGTGCACGGGATTCGGACGGAGTCCTGGTGGTGACCGCGACCACGGACGGTGACACGGACGACGCGAGGACGCTGGCCGCCGCCGTCCGCGATCTGCTTCCCGCGCAGCGCCCTGGGGTTGTAGTGATCGGTACCGCCTCGGACGGCAAGGCGACCCTGGTGGCCGCCGTCAACTCGGCCGCCGACTCGTCGGGACTGCACGCCGGGCGAATGGTCAAGCGGCTCCTGAACGGCAAGGGTGGCGGCTCGGCACAACTGGCGCAGGGCGGGGGCCTGTCGGCAGATCGCCTGGGGCACGTCCTGGCGTCCGTGCCGACAACTCTCGGCAAAATGTAA
- a CDS encoding antibiotic biosynthesis monooxygenase family protein, which produces MTVTVQVDTTRPVTTLINVFTVFPDRQDELIKLLARATEETMKHQPGFVCANFHASLDGERVINYAQWETEEHYRAMLDNPEARVHMDQAAKIATDVQPRLFSVKSVHPR; this is translated from the coding sequence ATGACCGTTACCGTTCAGGTCGATACGACCCGCCCCGTGACCACCCTCATCAACGTCTTCACCGTCTTCCCCGACCGCCAGGACGAGCTGATCAAGCTGCTCGCCCGTGCGACCGAGGAGACCATGAAGCACCAGCCGGGCTTCGTCTGCGCCAACTTCCACGCCTCCCTCGACGGCGAACGCGTGATCAACTACGCCCAGTGGGAGACCGAGGAGCACTACAGGGCGATGCTCGACAACCCCGAGGCCCGCGTCCACATGGACCAAGCAGCCAAGATCGCGACAGACGTGCAGCCCCGGCTCTTCTCGGTCAAGTCGGTCCATCCACGCTAG
- a CDS encoding site-specific integrase, producing the protein MGSFFKECGCSRPTRCSHPYTIRFRDALGRQREEAGFGTQDDAIERLTQIYAEKKKTAPSVAEARRELGHQTVAEYAKQWRPRQRRMTEYSTGWHVDSSINVHIIPRLGSRTLNSVTPIVVERFLDELEADGVGRGNQVNIFRTLKAILRDAYGKGAMADDPVKGVQEPEYVRQKVVIPSLDYVKKALTAADEYLALEIVMMVGCGLRNGEARAVNVNNIVADDVYRVHEQIHSNTHRPAKLKHRKAGEFREVPLPRSVREAMERFEEKYGTTRDGYLLRGPSGYYTEPMERRRVQKLFKDLPAEEGVGMYSFRHYFASNALGHGIPITDVAEWMGHKSIEETYRTYRHLMPGSITKAARILDAGLWEAA; encoded by the coding sequence ATGGGGTCGTTCTTCAAGGAGTGCGGTTGTTCCAGGCCGACCCGTTGCTCGCACCCATACACGATTCGGTTCAGGGACGCTCTCGGTAGGCAGCGTGAAGAGGCGGGTTTCGGCACGCAGGACGACGCGATCGAGCGCCTTACGCAGATCTATGCGGAGAAAAAGAAAACGGCGCCGTCCGTTGCCGAGGCCCGCCGGGAACTCGGTCACCAGACGGTCGCGGAATACGCGAAGCAGTGGCGGCCGCGGCAGCGGAGGATGACGGAGTACTCCACGGGCTGGCACGTCGACAGCTCCATCAACGTGCACATCATCCCTCGTCTCGGATCAAGGACGCTGAACTCTGTCACGCCGATCGTGGTCGAGCGTTTCCTGGACGAGTTGGAGGCCGATGGGGTGGGCCGCGGGAACCAGGTGAACATCTTCCGCACTCTGAAGGCGATATTGCGGGACGCCTATGGCAAGGGGGCCATGGCGGACGATCCTGTGAAGGGGGTCCAGGAGCCGGAGTACGTCCGCCAGAAGGTGGTCATCCCGTCCCTCGACTATGTGAAGAAGGCGCTGACTGCCGCTGATGAGTATCTCGCGCTGGAGATCGTCATGATGGTGGGCTGCGGTTTGCGAAACGGGGAGGCCCGGGCAGTGAACGTCAACAACATTGTGGCGGATGACGTCTACCGGGTGCATGAGCAGATCCACTCCAACACGCACAGGCCAGCGAAGCTGAAGCACCGCAAGGCGGGGGAGTTCCGGGAGGTTCCTCTGCCGCGCTCGGTGCGGGAAGCGATGGAGCGGTTTGAGGAGAAGTACGGCACCACACGGGATGGCTATCTCCTGCGCGGCCCGAGCGGCTACTACACCGAGCCGATGGAACGCCGCCGTGTGCAGAAGCTCTTCAAGGACCTCCCCGCGGAGGAGGGTGTCGGCATGTACAGCTTCCGGCACTACTTCGCCTCGAACGCGCTCGGCCACGGGATACCGATCACCGATGTGGCGGAATGGATGGGGCACAAGTCCATTGAGGAGACGTATCGGACCTACCGGCACCTGATGCCGGGAAGCATCACGAAGGCGGCCCGCATTCTCGACGCCGGCCTGTGGGAGGCGGCTTGA